GGCTTTCGCGGAAGGTTTCCAGGGCCTCGGGGTCGCGGACCTTTTCCTCCTGGAGGTAGAGCAGGCCGGAGATGATCTGGAGGTTGTTTTTCACCCGGTGGTGGATTTCCTTGAGCAGGATGTCCTTTTCCGCCAGGGAGTCGCGCAGCTCCCGTTCCGCGCGCACGCGTTCGGTGACGTCCTTGTCCACGCCCCGGTAGCCCTGGAAGCGGCCGGTTTCGTCGTGCCAGGGCACGGCGCTGGTCATGATGCAGCGCCTGGCGCCGTCGCTGGCCAGCCGCCAGGAGATCCGCTCGTGGATGGGGCCGCGGTCTTTCCCGGCCCGGGCGAGGCTGTGGCCCAGGGTATCCTCTTCGCCCGGGGCCAGGAAGTCGCCGGGGTGTTTGCCGAGCAGGCTGACGGGGTCGTAGCCCAGGCCCTGGCGGATCTTGGGGCTGACGTACACGTAACGGCCGTCGGCGTCGGTTTCCCAGATCCAGTCGGCCATGCTGGCGGCGATGTGGACCAGGCGCTCCTGGCTCTGGCGCAGGGCGGCCAGGGCCTGGTCGCGGGCGGCGTCGTTGGCGGAGAGCAGCGAGGCCATGAGGTCGAGGGTCTTGGCCACCCGGCCGATGCCGGTGTCGCCGTGGGGCACGCCGGTGCGCGCGGCCAGGTCGCCCTGGCCGATGCGGTCGGCCGTGGCGGCGATGCGGTCCAGGCGCTTGCCGATGACCGCGCCGCCCAGAAACCAGGCCACGGAAAGGGCCAGCCCGGCGCAGGCGGCCAGAAGCAGCAGGTTGCGGCGCAAGGCGTCGCGGGCGGGGGCCAGCACGGTGGCATCGGGCAGGCCGATCACGAAATACATGTACGGTGGCCGGTCGGGCCCCAGGGACAGCTTCTGGAAGGCGTAATACCGGCTGTGGCCGTCGGAACCCGGCTGGTGGAAGACGCCGCTTTCGCCCCCGGCCTCCATTTCGCGCCAGACCGCTTCCTTGATGGGCGCGCCCAGGGGGTTGGCCGGATTTTTGGGGCGGTAGGAGAGGCGTATGCCGTTGTGGTCGGTGATGCCGAGCATGCTTCCGGCCGGCAGGGCCAGTTGGTCGAAGAAGTCGTCGAAAGTGGTCAGCCTGACGGCGGCGGTGAGCACGCCCACGATCCGGCCGTCGTCGTCGGTGATGGGCAGGGAAAAGGGAAAGGCGGGATCGTAGGCCGTGCGGCTGATGATGTACTCGCCGGCGGAGAACCCCCCTGTGGCCATGGCCTCGATGAAATGCTTGCGGTCGGCCAGGTTGACCCGTCCGTAGGGCAGGCCCGAGGCCAGGATGTCGCCTTGCCGGTTCACGGCCAGGATGTTGACGTAGACCGGGTTGCGGTTGAGCAGGGAGGCGAACAGCGACCCGCAGGCCGGTACGTCGAGCCTTTTGACCTCGGGCATGGCGGTCAGGGTGGTGAGCAGCAGCCTGGTGCTTTCGGTGAGGCTGGCCTGGGTCTGGGCCATGGCGGCGGCCGCGCGGCGGGCCTCGTTCACGGCGTCGGTGACGAGGTGGCGGCGCTGCCGGAGGCCGTCGTAGAGTTGCAGGGCCAGGGCGGGCAGCACGGCCAGCAGGGTGACAAGGACAAGCCCCATCCGTATGGAGGGCGTCCGAGGCAGCTTCACAGGGCTTCTCCAGCGGTCGCGGCCTAGGCCCGCCGCAGCCAGCGCAGCAGGCGCCCGGCCACGTCCAGGCCGTCGAAAAGGCCGGCCCACGAACGACGCGCCGCCGTCCCGGCCAGCCCCCACTCCAGGCGCAACAGGCGACGCTCCAGTTCGCCGCGCATGACCAGCCGCCGTTTCTCCTCGGCGATCCGCCGCAATTGGCCGTCTAGAAACATGCCCTGTCCTTTTTGAGGGCCGCCAGGCTCTCGGCGAAAACGCCGGACAGGGCGGCCAGGCGGACGCGCATGCGCGCCAGCACGACCGCGCCGGCGGCGACGGCCAGGGCCGCGCCGCCTCCGGCCGCCGCCGCCCGCCACGGGGGCGGCACGGCCAGGATGACGGCCAGGGCGCCGAGCCCCAGGCCCAGAAGCAGCAGGCCGCAGCCCAGGCAGGTCAGCAGCAGGATCTGGACCAGGCGCACGGCGGCTTCCCTGGCCTCCAGTCCGGCCAGTTCCAGGCGCGACAGGGCCATGTCCGCCAAGGCGGCGGAAATCCCCGAGAACGCGTCGGCGAAGGCCGCCATCGCGGCCGGCAGCGAGGCCATGCTATTTCCGGCTCAAGAACCAGCCGAGGAAAAGCCCCAGCAGGAAACTGCCGCCCACGACATGGTAGGGCCGCTCCCGCACCACCCGGTCCGCGGCGGCCACGGCGTCGTCGAGGGCTTCCTCGAGGACGCCGTCGAGTTCGGCGTATTTTTCCTTGGCCGTGTTGAGGCGTTCCTCCAACTGGGCCCTGGCCTTGCGGATGCGCTCGTCGGCCTCGCCGGCCGTGGCGTCGAGCAGGGCGCCGGCATGGCGGGCGATCTCCCGCAGTTCCCTTGCCGCTTCATCGGGATAGCCGCGTTTGCTGGGCATGGCGTTTCCTCCGCAGGCAATGGTTTCCATAGGCAGGCGTTACCCTTTTGCGGGCAGGCTGTCCATGGCCGGGACGACAAAGGGACGTCCCGGGCCGCGGCTTTAAAAAATACGAGAGTATTTTTTATGAAAAAATGAGTTCCAGGCGTTACACGCCAATAAGCATGGACCCTCTTCGCGGACGCGGCCCTAGGCCTCCGTGTCACCCAGCGGCAGGGCGACATGGAAGGCGCTGCCCGCGCCGGGGGCGCTGTCGAGCCAGATCCGGCCGCCCATGCTCCGGGTGAGCAGGGCGCACAGGGTCAGCCCCAGGCCCGTGCCGCCAAAGGGCCGGGTGGTCGAGGCGTCGAGCTGGGTGAAGGGCTCGAACACGCGCGCCCGGGCCTCTTCGGGAATGCCGATGCCGGTGTCGGCCACGGTATAGCGCAACTGCCCGCCGCCCAGGGCCACCGTCAGGCGCACCGTCCCGGCCGGGGTGAACTTCACGGCGTTGTCGAGGAGGTTGCCCAGCACCTGGCCGACCCGGTCCGGATCGCCCAGGGCCTTTCGCGGCGCGTCCGGGGCCACGTCCACGGTCAGGGCCAGGCCCTTGGCCCCGGCCCGGTCGGCGTACTCCCGGCCGAGGCGGTGGGCCAGTTCGCGGGGATCGTAGGCCTCCCGGCAAAACGCCAGGTGGCCGGAATGGACGCGGGAGACGTCGAGGATGTCGGAAAAAAGGCGCAGGAGGTTTTCGCCCGCCTCCTCCTGGGCGCGCAGCAAGGCTTCCTGACCGGGGGTCAGGCCCGAGTCGCGCAGGAGGTCCACCATGCCGAGGATGGTGTTGAGCGGTGTGCGGACCTCGTGGCTGACCAGCGACAGGAAGCGGTTCTGGGTCTGGCTGGCCGCCTCGGCCTCCTCCTTGGCCAGGCGCAGGGCCCGCTCCATGGCCTTGCGGCCGGTGATGTCCATCATGACCGACAGCAGGCAGGGCTCGCCGTAGCCCTCCACGGGAATGCCCGAGAAAAGCCCGGTGGCGGTGCGGCCGTCCTTGAACCGGACCTCGATCTCCATGTTGCGGACGAGGCCCTCCGCTTCGATGGCCCGGACGATGCGGGCGCTGGCCTCGAAGTCGATCCAGATGCCGAGCTCCTCGGCCGTGCGGCCGAGGACGTCGTCCCGGGAATAGCCCGTGAGGGAGGAGAAGGTCGCGTTGATGTCCAGGAAGCGGCCGTCGGGCAGCGTGGTGACGGCGATGACGGCCGGAGTCAGGCGCAGGAGCTTTTCCAGCCGGTCCCGGCTTTCCTCGATGGCCCGGCGGGCTTCGGCCTCGTGGCTGACGTCCCGGGCGTAGACGGCCAGGCGCTTTTTCCCGGTCGGCCCGGCGGGCAGGGGGCTGAGGACGTTGTCCAGGGTCCGGCCGTCGCGCACGTCGGTGAAGCGCATGGGCTGGCCCGTGGCCAGGGCCTGGCGGTAGCGCTCCCGTCGGGCGTCGACGATGGCCGGGTCGGTCATGGCCAGGATGTCGCACCCGAGCATGCCCGGCACCGAGCGGCCGAAGCGGCGGGCGGCGGTCTCGTTGACGGCCAGGACGCGATGGTCCTCGTCCAGGACCAGGATGGCGTCGCTCGTGGCCGCGAAGACCGTTTCGAGGAGGTCGTGTTCGGCGGCCAGTTCGCGCCGGGCGGCCCGGGTGCGGGCGATCTCGGCGGTGATGCGCCGGGAGCGCCACAGGACCACGGCGAGGGCCACGACCAGGAGGAGGCCGGCCAGGAGATCGGATACGGGGTGTGAGGCGAGCCAGGGCCACAGGCCCGGGACGTCGGCCGCCATGGCCGGCCCAGGGAGCAGCGCCCACGACAGGCCGGCCGCGATCCGGCCGGCCCAACGGCAAACGGCCCGCGGGCCGTGGCGAGCGGCGGCGGGCCGGCAAGGAGGCGAGAGGCCGTCTACATGAATTCGTAACAGCCGTGGCCGTGCTGGCGGCGAACCCGCTCGATCACCGCCGTGCGGGCCTCGGACGGGCTGCCGCCGGGGCTGGTGACGCACACGAGCTCGGCCGGCGAGAACCGGTAGCCCTGGGTGATGACGAAGCGGCGGCGCTCCCATTTGTTGCGGCACTCTCCAAGGGCCCAGCGAAAGGCCTGATCCTCGCGGAGCCTGTTGACGAAATCCTTGGCGCTTTGCAGGGACATGCTACCTTCCTCCCGAATATGTCGAGAGGCATGCATAAAACGTACAACTCGCCGCGTGTCCTGAATTTTTTAAAAAAAATACAATAATTCAAAATGGTTGTCGCGTCATGCCCCAACGGGGCGCCTGTCGCCTGCCCGCGCCGCCGTTTGACTCGGTCAAACGGCGCGCCCAGGCCGGTCCATCCGCTTAACCGGCCGGACCGCCTAGGGGTAGTTGGTGTTGCAGTACTTGCGGCACCAGTTGTAGGCCATGAGCACCGTCGGGCTGCACCCGTCGAATTCGTTGGGCACGTACTGCCGGTTGTAGACCGTGTCGCAGCCTTTCGTGCAGTCCTCGCGCGTGGCGTGCTTCGCCGACAGCACGTCGGTATCGTACTCGTTGCAGATGGTGAGGGTGTCGCAGGAGGCCTTGCGGCCGATGGAGGTGTAGCAGAAGCCCCGGAATTCCGAATCGCTCAAGGGCCTCGACGCGCAACCCCACAGGCCGACGGCCAGCATGGTCAGCAGCAGCAACGACAACGGCTTCATGGCGTGGCTCCTTCCTGGCGGGGCGTTTGCGGCGGCGGTCCGGCGCCGGCCCGTTTTCCCGCATGCCGGCACGATATACCGCCTTGGGGCGCCTTGGAAGCCCCCAGGCGCCCCGAGGCATCGAAACCCCGTCCGGCCGCCGGGTACAAAGCCTTGTACCGTCTTCCCGGCCCTTGGCCGGGCCGGTCAAGGATTCTGTACGCCGACCGGGGCGGAAGGATCTGGGACGGTTCTGAAAATGTCAGGATATCTTATTGAAATATAGCGATTTTTTTGGAGTCTTGTCAGGTTCGTTTGGTTTGGCCCGTTCCTTGCTATTCCTGTTTCATCCTTCCTCCAAGAAACAATTTTAGGAAAAGGACTCTCGGGATGGCGACCTGAGAGTCCTTTTTCGATTTTGGGGCCGGCGGCCTCTTGCCGGATCGGCGGGCGGCATTCCGCCTGTGGCCTCGCGGGCGGGGGACCGGCTTGGCGCGCCGGGCCTGGCCGGGACGGTCTCGGGCCCAAAAAAAACCGGAAGGGGACAAGCCCCCTCCGGTCGCGTACAAAAGCTTTGACCGCCGCCTCAGCGTCCGGCCGCCCTGGCCCAGGAATCCTTCAGCGCCACGGACCGGTTGAACACCCGCCTGGCCGGGGTCGAGTCCTTGTCCACGCAGAAATAGCCCAGCCGCTCGAACTGGACGTTTTCCCCCACGGGCAGCGCCGCCAGACTCGGTTCGACCAGGGCCTCGGCGAGGACTTCCAGGGAGTCGGGGTTGAGGCAATCCATGAAATCGCCCTTGCCCTCGGACGGGTTTTCCTTGGTGAACAGGCGGTCGTAGAGGCGCACCTCGGCTTTTTTCGCCTGGGCGGCCGAAACCCAGTGCAGCGTGCCCTTGACCTTGCGGCCGTCGCTCGACCAGCCGCCTTTCGTGGCCGGGTCGTGGACGCAGCGCAACTCCACCACCTCGCCCGTGGCCGGGTCCTTCACCACGTCCGTGCAGGTGACGTAGTAGGCGTAGCGCAGCCGCACCTCGGCCCCCGGGGCCAGGCGGAACCACTTCTTGGCCGGGGTCTCCATGAAGTCGTCGCGCTCGATGTAGAGCTCGCGGGAAAAGGGCACCTTGCGCGAACCGAGCGAGGCGTCCTCGGGATGGTAGGGGAAGTCGATCTCCTCCACCTGGCCCTCGGGATAGTTCTCGATGACGACCCGAAGCGGCCGCAGCACGGCCATGACCCGCTTGGCCCGGCGGTTTAAGTCCTCGCGCAGGCAGTGTTCCAGCAGCGCCATGTCCACCATGTTCTCGGCCTTGGAGATGCCGATGCGCTCGCAGAAGTCGCGGATGGCCTCCGGGGTGTAGCCCCGGCGGCGGATGCCGCTTAAGGTCGGCAGGCGCGGGTCGTCCCAGCCCGAAACGACCTTTTCCGTGACGAGCTTGATGAGCTTGCGCTTGCTGAGCACGGTATAGGACAGGTTCAGGCGGGCGAACTCGATCTGCTGCGGATGGCAGGGCACGGGCAGGTTGTCGAGCACCCAGTCGTAGAGCGGCCGGTTGTTCTCGAATTCCAGGGAGCAGAGGGAGTGGGTGATGCCCTCCAGGGAATCCGAGACGCAGTGGGTGTAGTCGTACATGGGATAGACGCACCAGGCGTTCCCCGTGCGATGGTGCTCCACGTGCTTGATGCGGTAGAGGACCGGGTCGCGCAGCACCACGTTGGGGCTTTGCATGTCGATTTTCGCCCGCAGCACTTTCGCCCCGTCCGGGAACTCGCCGGCGCGCATGCGGCGCAGCAGGTCCAGGTTCTCGTTTGCGGGACGGTTTCGCCAGGGGCTGTCCTTGCCCGGCTCGGTCAGGGTGCCGCGATGGGCCCGGATTTCCTCCTGGGTCAGGTCGTCGACGTAGGCCAGGCCCTTTTCGATGAGCGTCTCGGCAAAGGCGTAGAGCCGCTCGAAATAGTCCGAGGCGTAAAAGAGCCGGTCGTCCCAGGAAAAGCCCAGCCAGCGCACGTCCTCCTGGATGGAGTCGACGTATTCCACCTCTTCCTTGGCCGGGTTGGTGTCGTCGAAGCGCAGGTTGCACTCCCCGCCGAATTCCCTGGCCAGGCCGAAATTGAGGCAGATGGACTTGGCGTGGCCGATGTGCAGGTAGCCGTTGGGCTCGGGCGGAAAGCGGGTGTGGACGCGGCCGGCCCATTTGCCGGTACGATTGTCTTCGTCGATGATCTGGCGGATGAAGTCGCGGCCCGGGGTGGGGCCGGATTTGTCCTTGTCGTCCGCGTCGGCTGCGGTCATGGCTGGACCTCGTTGCTGGGTGGGAGTCAAGCGGCCGGCGGGGCCGCGAGAAACCGGGAAAATAAGCCAAAACCGGCGGGGGGTCAAATGAGGCCGGGACCGGCGAGGCCAGCCCGGCCCAAGGGAAAACCGGCCGGGCGCGGGGCGCGCCGGCCGGTTCACGGGCGTCCGGTGGGCTAGAACACGATGTTGTTGGTGTTGACCCAGCCGTACTTGTTGAGGCTCGGCACGTGGACCAGGGCCCAGCCTTCGCGGTCGTCGATGAGGATGCCGACCGGGGTGCCGATGGGCATTTTGGCCAATTCGCCACAGTAGGTGCCTTCGCAGATGCGCAGCGGCAGGCCGGTGAAGCCCGCCGTGGCCGTGCGTTGGGGCGTCAGTGTCCAGGTCTCGGCCACAATGGCCCGTTGCAGCGAGTCCATGGCCATGGCCGGCGTCGCGGCCGGGCCTTGGGCCTGGGCGATACCGGCTGCGCCAAGGAACACGACCGCCAGGAACGCGAGCACGAACATCGGGAACATACGTCGGTTCTTCATAAAAACCTCCTGCGTCTTTCGCCGCGCCGGACCGCCGGCGCGGCGCCGTCCCGAGTACGGCGGTGCCCCTCCTCCCGCGGAAGAGGCGCCCGCACTATTTCCACTATATCCCCTGATTTTCGTCCGTCAACGGCGATTTTTCCCTTTTCCTTCCCCTGGCGCCCCGGGCCGGACGCGGGCCGATCAACCCGCTGCGATTGTTGACGAAAATGTAACATTTCCGATGGTTTTTTCATGTTTATCATTGTATTTCAGTATGTTGACAATTGAACGCCCATCCTGCAATGCAGGGGGCATCTTTTCCAGAGGCGACATTATGGCCATGTATTTCCGGGGCGCGTCCCCCGATGTCCCCGACGACGCCTTTCGCCGCGTGTTCCTGTGCTCCCCCAACGCCGCGCTGCTGCGCGACGCCGACGGCCGGGTCCTGGCCGTCAACGCCGCCTTCGAGGCCCTGTTCGGCCTGGAGGCCGGCGACGTGGTCGGCCATGACCTGCGCGAGGTGGTGCGCCCCACCCAGGGCCGGCCGGGCGAGGAGGGCGAGGTCTGGAGCCTGTGCGGCGCGGCGTTTTTGCGCCAGACCCGCTGGAGCGCCGGCGAGGGCGAGGCGGTGGACGTCAGCGTCTCCCAGTTCGCCGTGGGCGCGCTGGCGGGCCGGCCGATCTCGTGCGTGCTGTTTCGCGACATCTCCGGCCGGCGCCGGGCCGAGGAACAGCTGCGCGCCGCCGAGCGCAAATACCGCTCCATTTTCGAAAACGCCGTGGAAGGCATCTTCCAGACCACGCCCGAGGGCCGCTACCTGGAGGTCAACGGCACGCTGGCCCGCATCTACGGTTTCGATTCCGTGGCCGAGATGACCGAGCACTTCCGCGACATCAAAAACCAGCTCTACGTCGTGCCCAGCCGCCGGGACGACTTCGTGCGCGAGTTGGCCGCCCACGACCAGGTGCGCGATTTCGAGTCCGAGATCCGCAAGAAGGACGGCTCCACCATCTGGATCTCCGAAAACGCCCGGGTGGTGCGCGACACGGCCGGCGACCCCCTGTATTACGAGGGCACGGTGGTGGACATCACCGACCGCAAGCTGGCCGAGGAGGCCCTGGCCACCCAGCGGGCCTATTTCGCCCAGCTGTTCGCCAATTCGCCCCAGGCCATTTCGCTCATCGACACCCACCGCAACATCGTGGACGTCAACGCCGCCTTCGAGGAGTTGTTCGGCTACCGGGCGGCGGACATCAAGGGCTACGGCATGCGGGCGTTCATCGTGCCGGAAAACCTGCTCACGGAATGCGAGAACGTGCGCGGCTCCATCCTTTTCGGCAAGTCGGTGGTCCGCGAGACCGCCCGCCTCCACCGCGACGGCCGGCTCATCCCCGTGTCCATGATCGGCTTCCCCATCGTCATCAAGGGCGCCGTCCAGGGCATCGTCTACACCTACCAGGACATTTCCGAGCGCAAGGCCTTCGAGGAGCAGATCACCCACCAGGCCTTCCACGACGCCCTGACCGGGCTGCCCAACCGCAGCCTGTTCGCCGACCGCCTGGAACGGGCGCTTACGCGCGCCGCCCGGCGCGGCGACTACCAGTACGCCGTGCTCATGATCGACCTCAACAAGTTCAAGGGCATAAACGACACCCTGGGCCACCAGGCCGGGGATCAGCTGCTGGTCGAGGTGGCCCGGCGCATCGCGGGCTGCGTGCGCGGCATGGACACCGTGGCCCGGCTCGGCGGGGACGAGTTCGCCGTCATCCTGGAGGAGCTCAAGTCGAAAAAGGAAGTCATGGCCGTGGTGGAGCGCATCGGGGCCTGCCTGGGCCAGCCCTGCCGCCTGTGCGGCACCAGTGTGACCCCGGGGGCCAGCATCGGCATCGTGCTGCGCACCCGCGACTACGCCTCGGCCGAGGACCTCCTGCGCGACGCCGACATCGCCATGTACCGGGCCAAGGAGCAGGGCCGGGCGTCCGTGATCTTCGACCGCAAGATGCACCAGGAGATCCTGGAGGCCATCAGCCTCGAAGCCGACCTGCGCCATGCCATCGAGGCCGGGGAGCTGCTGCTGCACTACCAGCCCATCGTGGACGTGCAGCACGGCGCCATCGAGGGCTTCGAGGCGCTGGTGCGCTGGGACCACCCCTCGCGCGGGCTGGTGCCGCCGGCGCAGTTCATCCCCCTGGCCGAGGAGACGGGGCTCATCCTGCCGCTTGGCCGCTTCGTCATCGCCGAGGCCTGCCGGCAACTGCGCGACTGGCAGCGCGAGATGCCCGAGGCGCGGGGGCTTTCGGTCAGCGTCAACGTGTCCTGCCGCCAGTTCGTCAAAGACGGGCTGGTGGAACACGTGGCCCAGGTGCTGGCCGACACGGGCCTGGCCCCGGAGTGCCTCAAGCTCGAGATCACCGAGTCCGTGCTCATGCACGACGCCCAGCACACGGCCCAGGAACTGACGCGCCTGAAGGCCCTTGGCGTCAAGATCGCCATCGACGACTTCGGCACGGGCTATTCGTCGCTGTCCTACCTGCGCCAGCTGCCCATCGACCACTTGAAGATCGACCGCTCGTTCATCAGCGGCGAGGGCTGCGACGGCGAGAGCCAGGAGATCGTCAAATCCATCATCTCCCTGGCCCGAAGCCTGGGGCTCACGGTCATCGCCGAGGGCGTGGAGCGGGCCGACCAGCTGACGCGCCTGCGCCAGGCCGCCTGCGACAAGGCGCAGGGCTTCATGTTCTCGCGGCCCCTGGACAGGCACGCCGCCGCCCGGTTCCTCCGCCGGGGAGCCCAGGGCGAGGGGGCCTGCCCGTGATCCGCCGGCAAAATTTTCTGGTCGCGGCATGTAACCGTTTCATCGCTTCGACGTCGACGCGAAGCGAAGACGCATATTTTGGCATACGGCGGAATGGCGTCGGCAATGCCGTGGAGCTTCCTTGCAATAGACCGTGAAGTGCCCGGAAAATGCAGGGGAGACGCGAAGCGGTGCCGCAAGGATACAGTCCAGATCGATCGATAGAGAAAATATTGTTATGGAAACTACCCTAAGTATTCGGGCTTGCTGGCCGATAGGAGGCTAAACACCAGGAGATTGCCATGACCGCCATAAACGGCCTTTCCCTGTACACCGGCACGGCCGCCTCGCAGACGGCCTACGGCCTCGCCGCCACCGGCAAGGCCGAGGCCGCCGGCACGTCGGGGACATCCACGTCCACGTCCTCGGGCGACACCGTGACCATTTCCGACGAGGCCAAGGCCCTGGCCTATGCGCTTTCCGCTTCCCAGGCCACGGCCAGCAACGCCAACGCCGCCGCCACCGCGGCCCTGTCCTCGGCCGCCACGACCGGGACCGGCACCGCCTCCGGCGAGACGTCCGCCAGCGCCTCGACCGCGGCTGCGTCCGGCGAGGACACGGCCGCCTCCACGACTTCCTCCGACAGCACGGCCTCCTCCGACAGCACGGCCTCCTCCGACAGCGCGACCGCGTCCGACAGCGCGACCGCGTCCACGACCTCCGCCGACGCGGCGGCCTCGGCCACCACGGCCTCCGCCGGCGGGGCTTCGGCCAAGGGCATGTCCGCCGGCAGCGCCTCGGGCGCCTCGGACGAGGACGACGAGGACGACTCCGAGACCACCGCCGACCAGATCAAGGAGCAGATGCAGCAGGTCGAGCAGCAAATCGAGAAGCTCGAAAGCCAGAACCTGCCCGAAGAGGAAAAAAAGGCCCAGAAGATGCAGCTCGAATCCGAGCTGGCCGAACTGCAAACCGAATACGCCCAGGCCCTGGAAGAAGAAAACACCTCGAGCTCCAGTGCGAGCGGCACCGGCGGCAACACCGCCTCCACCACGTTCGGCGCGGCAGGCTGAGCTTCTGTCCACCCGAAATCCACGGCGACCGTCGGG
The DNA window shown above is from Solidesulfovibrio sp. and carries:
- a CDS encoding histidine kinase dimerization/phosphoacceptor domain -containing protein, which codes for MKLPRTPSIRMGLVLVTLLAVLPALALQLYDGLRQRRHLVTDAVNEARRAAAAMAQTQASLTESTRLLLTTLTAMPEVKRLDVPACGSLFASLLNRNPVYVNILAVNRQGDILASGLPYGRVNLADRKHFIEAMATGGFSAGEYIISRTAYDPAFPFSLPITDDDGRIVGVLTAAVRLTTFDDFFDQLALPAGSMLGITDHNGIRLSYRPKNPANPLGAPIKEAVWREMEAGGESGVFHQPGSDGHSRYYAFQKLSLGPDRPPYMYFVIGLPDATVLAPARDALRRNLLLLAACAGLALSVAWFLGGAVIGKRLDRIAATADRIGQGDLAARTGVPHGDTGIGRVAKTLDLMASLLSANDAARDQALAALRQSQERLVHIAASMADWIWETDADGRYVYVSPKIRQGLGYDPVSLLGKHPGDFLAPGEEDTLGHSLARAGKDRGPIHERISWRLASDGARRCIMTSAVPWHDETGRFQGYRGVDKDVTERVRAERELRDSLAEKDILLKEIHHRVKNNLQIISGLLYLQEEKVRDPEALETFRESRSRIASMALVHEELYRSASLSRIRLDDYIRDLLPRLFGPDPQKTNLTIDNRLEAVDVAIEKAVPAGLAINEILTNAFKHAFRGRPSGSLRLRLTERDGLVTVAIGDDGPGLPPDFRPEEGETLGLRLIVNLARQLGGEITAANDAEGAVFTLAFPK
- a CDS encoding phage holin family protein is translated as MASLPAAMAAFADAFSGISAALADMALSRLELAGLEAREAAVRLVQILLLTCLGCGLLLLGLGLGALAVILAVPPPWRAAAAGGGAALAVAAGAVVLARMRVRLAALSGVFAESLAALKKDRACF
- a CDS encoding ATP-binding protein; translation: MAADVPGLWPWLASHPVSDLLAGLLLVVALAVVLWRSRRITAEIARTRAARRELAAEHDLLETVFAATSDAILVLDEDHRVLAVNETAARRFGRSVPGMLGCDILAMTDPAIVDARRERYRQALATGQPMRFTDVRDGRTLDNVLSPLPAGPTGKKRLAVYARDVSHEAEARRAIEESRDRLEKLLRLTPAVIAVTTLPDGRFLDINATFSSLTGYSRDDVLGRTAEELGIWIDFEASARIVRAIEAEGLVRNMEIEVRFKDGRTATGLFSGIPVEGYGEPCLLSVMMDITGRKAMERALRLAKEEAEAASQTQNRFLSLVSHEVRTPLNTILGMVDLLRDSGLTPGQEALLRAQEEAGENLLRLFSDILDVSRVHSGHLAFCREAYDPRELAHRLGREYADRAGAKGLALTVDVAPDAPRKALGDPDRVGQVLGNLLDNAVKFTPAGTVRLTVALGGGQLRYTVADTGIGIPEEARARVFEPFTQLDASTTRPFGGTGLGLTLCALLTRSMGGRIWLDSAPGAGSAFHVALPLGDTEA
- a CDS encoding Nif11 family protein, with amino-acid sequence MSLQSAKDFVNRLREDQAFRWALGECRNKWERRRFVITQGYRFSPAELVCVTSPGGSPSEARTAVIERVRRQHGHGCYEFM
- a CDS encoding glutamine--tRNA ligase/YqeY domain fusion protein yields the protein MTAADADDKDKSGPTPGRDFIRQIIDEDNRTGKWAGRVHTRFPPEPNGYLHIGHAKSICLNFGLAREFGGECNLRFDDTNPAKEEVEYVDSIQEDVRWLGFSWDDRLFYASDYFERLYAFAETLIEKGLAYVDDLTQEEIRAHRGTLTEPGKDSPWRNRPANENLDLLRRMRAGEFPDGAKVLRAKIDMQSPNVVLRDPVLYRIKHVEHHRTGNAWCVYPMYDYTHCVSDSLEGITHSLCSLEFENNRPLYDWVLDNLPVPCHPQQIEFARLNLSYTVLSKRKLIKLVTEKVVSGWDDPRLPTLSGIRRRGYTPEAIRDFCERIGISKAENMVDMALLEHCLREDLNRRAKRVMAVLRPLRVVIENYPEGQVEEIDFPYHPEDASLGSRKVPFSRELYIERDDFMETPAKKWFRLAPGAEVRLRYAYYVTCTDVVKDPATGEVVELRCVHDPATKGGWSSDGRKVKGTLHWVSAAQAKKAEVRLYDRLFTKENPSEGKGDFMDCLNPDSLEVLAEALVEPSLAALPVGENVQFERLGYFCVDKDSTPARRVFNRSVALKDSWARAAGR
- a CDS encoding SH3 domain-containing protein; the protein is MKNRRMFPMFVLAFLAVVFLGAAGIAQAQGPAATPAMAMDSLQRAIVAETWTLTPQRTATAGFTGLPLRICEGTYCGELAKMPIGTPVGILIDDREGWALVHVPSLNKYGWVNTNNIVF
- a CDS encoding EAL domain-containing protein, which translates into the protein MAMYFRGASPDVPDDAFRRVFLCSPNAALLRDADGRVLAVNAAFEALFGLEAGDVVGHDLREVVRPTQGRPGEEGEVWSLCGAAFLRQTRWSAGEGEAVDVSVSQFAVGALAGRPISCVLFRDISGRRRAEEQLRAAERKYRSIFENAVEGIFQTTPEGRYLEVNGTLARIYGFDSVAEMTEHFRDIKNQLYVVPSRRDDFVRELAAHDQVRDFESEIRKKDGSTIWISENARVVRDTAGDPLYYEGTVVDITDRKLAEEALATQRAYFAQLFANSPQAISLIDTHRNIVDVNAAFEELFGYRAADIKGYGMRAFIVPENLLTECENVRGSILFGKSVVRETARLHRDGRLIPVSMIGFPIVIKGAVQGIVYTYQDISERKAFEEQITHQAFHDALTGLPNRSLFADRLERALTRAARRGDYQYAVLMIDLNKFKGINDTLGHQAGDQLLVEVARRIAGCVRGMDTVARLGGDEFAVILEELKSKKEVMAVVERIGACLGQPCRLCGTSVTPGASIGIVLRTRDYASAEDLLRDADIAMYRAKEQGRASVIFDRKMHQEILEAISLEADLRHAIEAGELLLHYQPIVDVQHGAIEGFEALVRWDHPSRGLVPPAQFIPLAEETGLILPLGRFVIAEACRQLRDWQREMPEARGLSVSVNVSCRQFVKDGLVEHVAQVLADTGLAPECLKLEITESVLMHDAQHTAQELTRLKALGVKIAIDDFGTGYSSLSYLRQLPIDHLKIDRSFISGEGCDGESQEIVKSIISLARSLGLTVIAEGVERADQLTRLRQAACDKAQGFMFSRPLDRHAAARFLRRGAQGEGACP